The genomic segment gaagagcAGTGGAGACAGGAGGAGCGCAACCACGATAACGAAAGATATTACCAGGACGAAAACTGGAAACTAGCAAAGACAAAcaagaaacgtaaaacgacACGATAAAGCAGCGATGGctgcaagaattaccattaagaaatttcttcagCTCACTAACGGAAGAAATAGACGCTGATCCGACAAGTAAAGCCACAACTCATTCAAGTCACATTACAATATTTGTCGAGGCCCAAATAATAGACCCGGTTATTGAACTAATAACAACATAGTCGGGAAggataattatacaataaaacaaacaaaattagatcaagtaaaaattcaaacaaacacCTCTGAAATTTATAGGAATGTGATAAAAgcattaaaggaaaaaaaagctGTGTAGCACACGTATCAGCTCAAAACGGAAAGGAGCTACAAGATAGTTATAAGAGGTTTGCATCCAAAAATTAACACAAAAGAATTAAGTGATGAACTAGCAAAAATTGGCCATCAAGcaagaacaataaacaatataacaaGATACGATACGAAGCAACCATTACcattattcttaatagaaCTTGAACCCAGAAccaataacaaagaaatatatgaaatcaaaaaaataCTAAACACAATAGTAACAGTGGAACCACCACGctacaaaaaagatatatcaCAATGCATGCGGTGCCAACAATACGGCcacacaaaaaattattgtaacagaAGCCCGGCATGtgttaaatgtgcaaaaaatcGCTTAACAATACACTGCCCATAtacaggaaaaataaaagaagttaGATGCTATAACTGTAACGGAAAACACCCAGCCAGCTATAAAGGATGTGAAATCAGGAAACAATTACAACGTAAACTGTTTCCACCACTTCGCAATACATCATTCAATAACTACAAACCACAACAAAATATAACGGATAGTGATACAACATTGATAGCACGACATGAACCAAACACTATAAACGGAAACATTAATCCCCAAAGTGTACAGCACGTAACGAACATTAACCACAATAACACCAACACCTTTGGTAGGCGAA from the Bombus pyrosoma isolate SC7728 linkage group LG11, ASM1482585v1, whole genome shotgun sequence genome contains:
- the LOC122572810 gene encoding uncharacterized protein LOC122572810, which codes for MQYQIPTIKITTKGEMHYISRSVDLPGLKQQQQSNNNQNDMAIEETEEQWRQEERNHDNERYYQDENWKLAKTNKKPLRNFFSSLTEEIDADPTSKATTHSSHITIFVEAQIIDPVIELITT